From one Microbacterium sp. 10M-3C3 genomic stretch:
- a CDS encoding solute carrier family 23 protein, whose amino-acid sequence MALWKLHGNGRTVEPGAVVRPDERLSWPATIAVGVQHVIAMFGATFLVPVLTGFPVSTTLLFSGVGTLLFLLITRNKLPSYLGSSFAFIAPVTAATATQGMGSALAGIVAVGVLLAAVGVIVQFAGLGWIDTLMPPVVAGAIVALIGFNLAPVAWQNFQVQPLVGTVTLVAVVLFAVLFRGFLGRISIVLGVVVGYVFAVIVQLSTGEQLIDFQAVSDAAWLGLPEFHIADFASPGTWSVIAMFLPVVLVLIAENVGHVRGVATMTDPSVNRSTGRALIADGAATTLAGTFGGSGTTTYGENIGVMAATRVYSTAAYWVAGTVAILLSLSPKVGAVFNTIPAGVLGGVTTALYGLIGIIGIKIWVDNRVDFSRPVNQYTAAVSLVIAIAGFTIVWGDFQLGAIVIGAAAALLIYHLGNAIARARKTGADDGGPIPAVGPLGGDPR is encoded by the coding sequence ATGGCGCTGTGGAAGCTGCACGGAAACGGTCGCACCGTCGAGCCGGGCGCGGTCGTGCGCCCGGACGAGCGGCTGAGCTGGCCCGCGACGATCGCGGTCGGCGTCCAGCACGTCATCGCGATGTTCGGCGCGACGTTCCTCGTGCCGGTGCTGACCGGTTTCCCGGTGTCGACGACGCTGCTGTTCTCGGGCGTGGGCACGCTGCTGTTCCTCCTCATCACGCGGAACAAGCTCCCCAGCTACCTCGGGTCGTCGTTCGCGTTCATCGCGCCGGTGACCGCCGCGACGGCGACGCAGGGCATGGGCTCGGCCCTCGCGGGCATCGTCGCGGTCGGCGTCCTGCTCGCCGCGGTGGGCGTGATCGTGCAGTTCGCCGGTCTCGGCTGGATCGACACGCTCATGCCGCCGGTCGTCGCGGGGGCGATCGTCGCGCTCATCGGGTTCAACCTCGCGCCCGTGGCGTGGCAGAACTTCCAGGTGCAGCCGCTCGTCGGCACCGTCACGCTCGTCGCGGTCGTGCTGTTCGCGGTGCTCTTCCGCGGCTTCCTCGGCCGCATCTCGATCGTGCTCGGCGTCGTCGTGGGTTACGTGTTCGCCGTCATCGTGCAGCTGTCGACAGGCGAGCAGCTCATCGACTTCCAGGCGGTGTCGGATGCGGCGTGGCTGGGCCTGCCCGAGTTCCACATCGCCGACTTCGCGAGCCCCGGCACGTGGTCGGTGATCGCGATGTTCCTGCCGGTCGTGCTCGTCCTCATCGCCGAGAACGTCGGACACGTACGCGGTGTGGCGACGATGACCGACCCGTCGGTGAACCGCTCGACGGGTCGGGCGCTCATCGCCGACGGCGCGGCGACGACGCTCGCGGGCACGTTCGGCGGCTCGGGCACGACGACGTACGGCGAGAACATCGGCGTCATGGCCGCGACCCGCGTGTACTCGACCGCCGCGTACTGGGTGGCCGGTACGGTCGCGATCCTGCTGAGCCTGTCGCCGAAGGTCGGCGCCGTCTTCAACACGATCCCGGCGGGCGTGCTCGGCGGCGTGACGACCGCCCTGTACGGCCTCATCGGCATCATCGGCATCAAGATCTGGGTCGACAACCGTGTCGACTTCTCGCGGCCGGTCAACCAGTACACCGCCGCGGTGTCGCTCGTCATCGCGATCGCGGGCTTCACGATCGTGTGGGGCGACTTCCAGCTCGGGGCGATCGTGATCGGCGCCGCCGCCGCGCTGCTGATCTACCACCTCGGCAACGCGATCGCCCGGGCCCGCAAGACCGGCGCCGACGACGGCGGCCCGATCCCCGCGGTCGGCCCGCTCGGCGGCGATCCCCGGTAG
- a CDS encoding sugar ABC transporter permease, with product MTAIAPSPAPQVVEPAPVPPRRSPFRQRLSKADHAASPYVYIAPFFLLFGLVGLFPLLYTLVVSLFDWDLLKGQGDFVGLGNFVEVLGDAMFWNSVGNTIGIFLLSAIPQLAVALVVAYLLDRGLRAPTFWRMSVLLPFVVTPVATALIFSSIFNEADGLANNLLNLIGIADQPWKSDPFLSHLAIAIMVNFRWTGYNALILLAAMQAVPRDLYESAALDGAGAVRRFFSITIPTIRPTLIFVIITATIGGLQIFAEPRLFDVSTAGGIGGSDRQFQTTVLFLWELAFFRRNLGEASAVAWLLFLLIVGFGIVNFLIARRISSGDGRPSRRARRAAARAAQNGVGA from the coding sequence ATGACCGCCATCGCGCCGTCCCCCGCGCCGCAGGTCGTCGAGCCGGCACCCGTGCCGCCGCGCCGCTCCCCGTTCCGTCAGCGCCTGTCCAAGGCCGACCACGCCGCGTCGCCCTACGTCTACATCGCGCCGTTCTTCCTCCTGTTCGGCCTCGTCGGGCTCTTCCCGCTGCTCTACACGCTCGTCGTGTCGCTGTTCGACTGGGATCTGCTCAAGGGCCAGGGCGACTTCGTCGGCCTCGGCAACTTCGTCGAAGTGCTCGGCGACGCGATGTTCTGGAACTCCGTCGGCAACACGATCGGCATCTTCCTGCTCTCGGCGATCCCGCAGCTCGCCGTCGCCCTCGTCGTCGCGTACCTGCTCGACCGAGGACTGCGAGCGCCGACCTTCTGGCGCATGAGCGTGCTGCTCCCCTTCGTCGTGACCCCGGTCGCCACGGCGCTCATCTTCTCGAGCATCTTCAACGAGGCGGACGGCCTCGCCAACAACCTGCTCAACCTCATCGGCATCGCCGACCAGCCGTGGAAGAGCGATCCGTTCCTCAGCCACCTCGCGATCGCGATCATGGTCAACTTCCGCTGGACCGGGTACAACGCGCTGATCCTGCTCGCCGCGATGCAGGCCGTGCCGCGCGACCTCTACGAGTCGGCGGCGCTCGACGGCGCGGGCGCCGTGCGCCGGTTCTTCTCGATCACGATCCCGACCATCCGCCCGACGCTGATCTTCGTGATCATCACCGCCACGATCGGCGGGCTCCAGATCTTCGCCGAGCCCCGGCTGTTCGACGTGTCGACGGCCGGCGGCATCGGCGGCAGCGACCGGCAGTTCCAGACCACCGTGCTCTTCCTCTGGGAGCTGGCGTTCTTCCGGCGGAACCTCGGCGAGGCCTCGGCCGTCGCGTGGCTGCTGTTCCTCCTCATCGTCGGATTCGGCATCGTCAACTTCCTCATCGCGCGCCGGATCTCCTCCGGCGACGGCCGCCCCTCCCGCCGGGCCCGCCGCGCTGCCGCGCGCGCCGCACAGAACGGAGTCGGCGCATGA
- a CDS encoding MFS transporter has product MTDSRAAATPPHPKDAWPALWALVIGFFMILVDTTIVSVANPAIKAALDPATNNLDNVVWVTSAYLLTYSVPLLITGRLGDRFGPKNIYLVGLAIFTAASLACGLSTSLGMLIAARAVQGLGAAMMTPQTMAVITRTFPADRRGAAMGLWGATAGVATLVGPLAGGLLVDGFGWEWIFYINVPVGIVAFVLAWRLVPKLPTSPHRFDIPGVVLSALALFLIVFGLQEGEHFDWAPWVWGMVVTGVVVLAVFVWTQRRTTREPLVPLDLFRERNFSVANVAIAAVGFTVTSMALPQMFYLQLARGLTPTESALLLIPLAILSGVLAPFAGRLLDRTDPRVLLVPGLLLVAGSLVLYSALIFADAAIWAFLVPAALMGIGNAGMWGPLATTATRNLPPRQAGAGAGIYNTTRTVGSVIGSASIAAFMQARLEANLPGAGDATSGFGSEGLPAQIVGGFSTAMGQALILPILVSLVGLVAVLFMRRPSVIPRRGDRAADAPAAASAPAAAGE; this is encoded by the coding sequence ATGACCGATTCCCGCGCCGCGGCGACCCCGCCGCATCCGAAGGACGCCTGGCCCGCCCTGTGGGCGCTCGTCATCGGCTTCTTCATGATCCTCGTCGACACGACGATCGTCTCGGTGGCCAACCCCGCGATCAAGGCCGCGCTCGACCCTGCCACGAACAACCTCGACAACGTGGTGTGGGTGACGAGCGCGTATCTGCTGACGTACTCCGTGCCGCTGCTGATCACCGGGCGTCTCGGCGACCGGTTCGGGCCGAAGAACATCTATCTCGTCGGTCTGGCGATCTTCACGGCCGCCTCGCTCGCGTGCGGCCTGTCGACCTCGCTCGGCATGCTCATCGCCGCGCGCGCGGTGCAGGGCCTGGGCGCAGCGATGATGACCCCGCAGACCATGGCCGTCATCACGCGCACGTTTCCGGCGGATCGCCGGGGGGCGGCGATGGGCCTGTGGGGCGCCACCGCGGGCGTTGCCACGCTCGTCGGTCCGCTCGCGGGCGGCCTGCTCGTCGACGGCTTCGGCTGGGAGTGGATCTTCTACATCAACGTGCCGGTCGGCATCGTCGCGTTCGTGCTCGCGTGGCGTCTCGTCCCGAAGCTGCCGACCAGCCCCCACCGCTTCGACATCCCGGGCGTCGTCCTGAGCGCGCTGGCGCTCTTCCTCATCGTCTTCGGGCTGCAGGAGGGCGAGCACTTCGACTGGGCGCCGTGGGTGTGGGGCATGGTCGTCACGGGCGTCGTCGTGCTCGCGGTGTTCGTGTGGACGCAGCGACGCACGACGCGCGAGCCGCTCGTGCCGCTCGACCTGTTCCGCGAGCGCAACTTCTCGGTCGCGAACGTCGCGATCGCCGCCGTCGGGTTCACCGTCACGAGCATGGCCCTGCCGCAGATGTTCTACCTGCAGCTCGCGCGGGGCCTCACGCCGACCGAGTCGGCGCTGCTGCTCATCCCGCTCGCGATCCTCTCGGGCGTGCTCGCGCCGTTCGCCGGCCGGCTGCTCGACCGCACCGACCCGCGCGTGCTGCTCGTGCCCGGGCTGCTGCTGGTGGCCGGCTCGCTCGTCCTGTACTCCGCGCTCATCTTCGCGGATGCGGCGATCTGGGCCTTCCTCGTCCCCGCGGCGCTCATGGGCATCGGCAATGCCGGAATGTGGGGACCGCTGGCGACGACCGCGACCCGCAATCTGCCGCCGCGTCAGGCCGGCGCGGGCGCGGGCATCTACAACACCACCCGTACGGTCGGATCGGTGATCGGCTCGGCATCGATCGCCGCGTTCATGCAGGCGCGCCTCGAGGCGAACCTGCCGGGCGCGGGGGATGCGACCTCGGGCTTCGGCTCGGAGGGCCTGCCCGCACAGATCGTCGGCGGCTTCTCGACCGCGATGGGGCAGGCGCTGATCCTCCCGATCCTCGTGAGCCTCGTCGGCCTCGTCGCCGTGCTGTTCATGCGCCGACCTTCGGTGATCCCGCGCCGCGGCGACCGCGCGGCCGACGCCCCCGCCGCCGCATCCGCCCCCGCCGCCGCGGGGGAGTGA
- a CDS encoding ABC transporter substrate-binding protein: protein MSSRILRRAAVTAVAVSTTALVLAGCSGGGSTGGDAGGDVTLTVTTFGTFGYDDLYAEYEKLNPGVTIEATNIDTGGNARTDAFTKIAAGSGLSDVVAIEEGWLGAIMEVSDQFADLRDYGIEDRKSDWVDWKYAQATDPSGRVIGYGTDIGPEGICYNAPAFAAAGLPTDRDEVASLLSGDWDTYFEVGRQYHEATGKAWYDHSGFVWNAMVNQLPEGYYTQDGELNVEGNAELKERFEQLGAATEEGLSAAQTAWDWNGGKSFVDGTFATFVCPGWMLGVVQGQVEAGGGDATTGWDFAPVFPGGAANWGGAFLSVPETSQHKKEAAALADWLTQPEQQVKQSAAAGNFPSTLKAQESLAADATPNEFFNGAPTGAILAKQAEGVVAQFKGPDDSVIQENVFGPALTSLDAGEVDTQGAWDKALSLLNELVG, encoded by the coding sequence GTGTCATCACGCATTCTGCGTCGCGCCGCCGTGACGGCGGTCGCGGTGTCCACCACAGCTCTCGTCCTCGCCGGATGCTCCGGCGGCGGGTCGACCGGAGGCGACGCCGGCGGCGACGTGACCCTGACGGTCACGACGTTCGGCACCTTCGGGTACGACGACCTGTACGCCGAGTACGAGAAGCTCAACCCCGGCGTCACGATCGAGGCGACCAACATCGACACCGGCGGCAACGCCCGCACCGACGCCTTCACGAAGATCGCCGCCGGCTCGGGCCTGTCCGACGTCGTCGCGATCGAGGAGGGCTGGCTCGGCGCGATCATGGAGGTGTCCGACCAGTTCGCCGACCTCCGCGACTACGGCATCGAGGACCGCAAGTCCGACTGGGTCGACTGGAAGTACGCGCAGGCGACCGACCCCTCCGGCCGTGTCATCGGCTACGGCACCGACATCGGCCCCGAGGGCATCTGCTACAACGCGCCGGCCTTCGCCGCCGCGGGCCTCCCCACCGACCGCGACGAGGTCGCGAGCCTGCTCTCGGGCGACTGGGACACCTACTTCGAGGTCGGCCGTCAGTACCACGAGGCCACCGGCAAGGCGTGGTACGACCACTCCGGCTTCGTGTGGAACGCCATGGTCAACCAGCTCCCCGAGGGCTACTACACCCAGGACGGCGAGCTGAACGTCGAGGGCAACGCCGAGCTCAAGGAGCGCTTCGAGCAGCTCGGCGCCGCCACCGAGGAGGGCCTGTCGGCCGCGCAGACCGCGTGGGACTGGAACGGCGGCAAGTCGTTCGTCGACGGCACCTTCGCCACCTTCGTGTGCCCCGGCTGGATGCTCGGCGTCGTGCAGGGCCAGGTCGAGGCCGGCGGCGGCGACGCCACCACCGGCTGGGACTTCGCGCCGGTCTTCCCCGGCGGTGCGGCCAACTGGGGCGGCGCGTTCCTCTCGGTGCCCGAGACCTCGCAGCACAAGAAGGAGGCCGCGGCCCTCGCCGACTGGCTGACCCAGCCCGAGCAGCAGGTGAAGCAGTCCGCCGCCGCGGGCAACTTCCCCAGCACGCTCAAGGCGCAGGAGTCGCTCGCCGCCGACGCGACCCCGAACGAGTTCTTCAACGGCGCACCGACGGGCGCGATCCTCGCGAAGCAGGCCGAGGGCGTCGTCGCGCAGTTCAAGGGCCCGGATGACTCCGTCATCCAGGAGAACGTCTTCGGCCCGGCGCTCACGTCCCTCGACGCGGGCGAGGTCGACACGCAGGGCGCGTGGGACAAGGCCCTGTCGCTGCTGAACGAGCTCGTCGGCTGA
- a CDS encoding LacI family DNA-binding transcriptional regulator: protein MNITSTRGAATIEEVAALAGVSRSTVSRVVNGSTAVSPAALEAVNDAIAQLNYVPNRAARSLARRQTHAVAFVIPEDTDRFFGDPFFASIVAGVHERFAASDYVLNLIIASNDPRDKATSYLRSGSVDGVIVASHHTGDTFVDRIAADLPVVYGGRPAGLSSAPAYLVDVDNVGGGAAAARYLAERGHRRVATITGPATMVPATDRLSGFREAAAETGLEIVAVEDGDFSEAGAAAAMRRILDGGDVPEALFVASDLMARGALEVLREAGLSVPGDVAIIGFDDSPVATAVTPALTTIRQPSRAQGVAMADALLGLLAGRPVPPATILPTELVVRDSA from the coding sequence ATGAACATCACGAGCACGCGGGGCGCCGCGACGATCGAGGAGGTCGCGGCGCTCGCCGGTGTGTCGCGCTCGACGGTGTCGCGCGTCGTCAACGGGTCGACGGCCGTCTCGCCCGCCGCGCTCGAGGCCGTCAACGACGCGATCGCGCAGCTGAACTACGTGCCCAACCGCGCGGCCCGCTCGCTCGCGCGGCGGCAGACCCACGCCGTCGCGTTCGTGATCCCCGAGGACACCGATCGGTTCTTCGGCGACCCGTTCTTCGCCTCGATCGTCGCGGGGGTGCACGAGCGCTTCGCGGCGTCGGACTACGTGCTGAACCTCATCATCGCGAGCAACGATCCTCGCGACAAGGCGACGAGCTATCTGCGCAGCGGCAGCGTCGACGGCGTGATCGTCGCGTCGCATCACACCGGCGACACCTTCGTCGACCGCATCGCGGCCGACCTCCCCGTCGTCTACGGCGGGCGACCCGCGGGGCTGTCGTCCGCGCCGGCGTACCTCGTCGACGTCGACAACGTCGGCGGCGGCGCGGCGGCCGCGCGCTACCTCGCCGAGCGCGGGCACCGGCGGGTCGCGACCATCACGGGACCGGCGACCATGGTGCCCGCGACCGACCGGCTGAGCGGCTTCCGCGAGGCGGCCGCCGAGACGGGGCTCGAGATCGTCGCGGTCGAGGACGGCGACTTCTCCGAGGCCGGCGCCGCCGCGGCGATGCGCCGCATCCTGGACGGCGGGGACGTGCCGGAGGCGCTGTTCGTCGCGAGCGACCTCATGGCCCGCGGCGCGCTCGAGGTGCTGCGCGAGGCGGGTCTGTCGGTGCCCGGCGACGTCGCGATCATCGGCTTCGACGACTCGCCGGTCGCGACCGCGGTGACCCCCGCGCTCACGACGATCCGCCAGCCCTCGCGCGCGCAGGGCGTGGCGATGGCCGATGCGCTCCTCGGCCTCCTCGCCGGCCGCCCGGTGCCGCCCGCGACGATCCTCCCCACCGAGCTCGTGGTCCGCGACTCCGCCTGA
- a CDS encoding PadR family transcriptional regulator — protein sequence MPDAPGLTPLAVMILALLREGDMHPYEMMRLFRLRRDDRLVRLQKGTLYHTVGRLVRDGLLAEVGVDRDGNRPERTTYALTEAGGRTVDTWVRAELPRIDRASEFRVALAEAHNLDRAEVRALLDERRRLLAASRDDLRSGLAEASRRAVSPQFLVEVERELALVTAELAWQDALTARLADPAYPWGVADLPAEHAKTPSPREKTPA from the coding sequence ATGCCGGATGCTCCGGGCCTCACGCCGCTCGCGGTCATGATCCTCGCCCTGCTGCGCGAGGGCGACATGCACCCGTACGAGATGATGCGGCTGTTCCGGCTCCGCCGCGACGACCGCCTCGTCCGTCTGCAGAAGGGCACGCTGTACCACACGGTCGGACGCCTCGTCCGTGACGGGCTGCTCGCCGAGGTCGGCGTCGACCGCGACGGCAACCGCCCCGAGCGGACCACGTACGCCCTGACCGAGGCCGGCGGTCGCACCGTCGACACGTGGGTGCGCGCCGAGCTGCCGCGCATCGACCGCGCCTCCGAGTTCCGCGTCGCGCTCGCCGAGGCGCACAACCTCGACCGCGCCGAGGTGCGCGCGCTGCTGGACGAGCGCCGCCGGCTCCTCGCCGCCTCGCGGGACGACCTCCGTTCCGGACTCGCCGAGGCGTCGCGCCGCGCCGTGTCCCCGCAGTTCCTCGTCGAGGTCGAGCGCGAGCTCGCGCTCGTCACCGCCGAACTCGCCTGGCAGGACGCGCTGACCGCGCGCCTGGCCGATCCCGCCTACCCGTGGGGGGTCGCCGACCTCCCCGCCGAGCACGCGAAGACCCCATCCCCGAGAGAGAAGACCCCCGCATGA
- a CDS encoding GH1 family beta-glucosidase, whose protein sequence is MTTSVLPAPAATRAFPPHFQFGAATAAYQIEGAAFEDGRRASIWDAFCREPGAVLGGHDGDVACDHYHRYPGDVAIMKDLGIQTYRFSTSWARVRPDGGAVNQAGLDFYRRLVDELLDAGIRPWLTLYHWDLPQALQERGGWVVRETSERFTEYALDVYDALGDRVQDWATLNEPWCSSFLSYTGGIHAPGHTSIAEGLLASHHLLLAHGDTVAALRERDATLNLGITLNLTVADPVDPADAGDRDAARRIDGQFNRWFLNPLFRAAYPADIVEDIRAVDADAVAAFEEAVRPGDLERIATPFNTLGVNYYHGEFVGATPPADAPGGGDAPTERPTRSPFPSSERIFWHDRGLPRTAMNWEVQPEGLTRLLRRVHDDYTGARGVALVVTENGAAYDDEPVRVDGALEVRDDDRADFVEVHLSAIADAIEDGVDVRGYFYWSLLDNFEWAWGYSQRFGIVRVDYDTQERTIKESGRRYSRFIADRAVGPATRG, encoded by the coding sequence ATGACCACGTCCGTGCTGCCCGCCCCCGCCGCCACCCGCGCCTTCCCGCCGCACTTCCAGTTCGGAGCGGCGACGGCCGCGTACCAGATCGAGGGCGCGGCCTTCGAGGACGGTCGCCGCGCGTCGATCTGGGACGCGTTCTGCCGCGAGCCCGGCGCGGTGCTCGGCGGCCACGACGGCGATGTGGCGTGCGACCACTACCACCGGTATCCCGGCGACGTCGCGATCATGAAGGACCTCGGCATCCAGACGTACCGCTTCTCGACGTCGTGGGCGCGCGTGCGCCCCGACGGCGGGGCAGTCAACCAGGCGGGGCTGGACTTCTATCGCCGCCTCGTCGACGAGCTGCTGGACGCCGGGATCCGCCCGTGGCTGACGCTGTATCACTGGGATCTCCCGCAGGCGCTGCAGGAGCGCGGCGGGTGGGTCGTGCGCGAGACGAGCGAGCGCTTCACCGAGTACGCCCTCGACGTCTACGACGCGCTCGGCGACCGCGTGCAGGACTGGGCGACCCTGAACGAGCCGTGGTGCTCGTCGTTCCTCAGTTACACCGGCGGCATCCACGCACCCGGGCACACCTCGATCGCCGAGGGGCTCCTCGCCTCCCACCACCTGCTCCTCGCGCACGGCGACACCGTCGCGGCGCTGCGCGAGCGCGACGCGACGCTCAACCTCGGCATCACGCTCAACCTCACCGTCGCCGATCCGGTCGACCCTGCGGATGCCGGCGACCGCGACGCCGCCCGTCGCATCGACGGCCAGTTCAACCGCTGGTTCCTGAACCCGCTGTTCCGCGCGGCGTACCCCGCCGACATCGTCGAGGACATCCGGGCCGTCGACGCCGACGCGGTCGCCGCCTTCGAGGAGGCCGTCCGCCCGGGAGACCTCGAGCGCATCGCGACGCCCTTCAACACGCTGGGCGTGAACTACTACCACGGCGAGTTCGTCGGGGCGACGCCGCCGGCCGACGCCCCCGGCGGCGGCGACGCGCCCACCGAGCGGCCCACGCGCTCGCCGTTCCCGTCGTCGGAGCGCATCTTCTGGCACGACCGCGGCCTGCCGCGCACGGCGATGAACTGGGAGGTGCAGCCCGAGGGGCTCACGCGCCTGCTACGCCGCGTCCACGACGACTACACCGGCGCACGCGGCGTCGCGCTCGTCGTGACGGAGAACGGCGCGGCGTACGACGACGAGCCGGTGCGCGTCGACGGCGCGCTCGAGGTGCGCGACGACGACCGTGCCGACTTCGTCGAGGTGCACCTCTCCGCGATCGCCGATGCGATCGAGGACGGCGTGGATGTCCGCGGCTACTTCTACTGGTCGCTGCTGGACAACTTCGAGTGGGCGTGGGGCTACTCCCAGCGCTTCGGGATCGTCCGGGTGGACTACGACACGCAGGAGCGGACGATCAAGGAGTCCGGCCGACGGTACAGTCGGTTCATCGCCGATCGCGCGGTGGGGCCGGCCACCCGAGGCTGA
- a CDS encoding carbohydrate ABC transporter permease, with protein MSVTIPDPLPVVQVDTVAPDAPRRPARTRRARDAGPAGIGSRPGFLTYGLLAAFVVGSAYPLWWSVVVGSGTNATRGETLPLIPGGNFFANAATVLDAIPFWLALGNSVLISSIITLSVVSFSTIAGYAFAKLRFRGRGGLMVFVIATMAIPTQLGIIPLFMVMRQLGWTGSIGAVIVPTLVTAFGVFFMRQYLVDVIPDELIEAARVDGASQFRTFLTVGVPAARPAMAILGLFTFMTAWTDYLWPLIVLSPQNPTLQTALSQLQSGYYVDYSIVLTGAVMATIPLLILFVVAGKQLISGIMAGAVKG; from the coding sequence ATGAGCGTCACGATCCCCGATCCGCTCCCCGTCGTGCAGGTCGACACGGTCGCACCCGACGCGCCCCGCCGGCCCGCGCGCACCCGTCGCGCGCGCGACGCCGGCCCGGCCGGCATCGGCAGCCGCCCCGGCTTTCTCACGTACGGCCTGCTCGCGGCGTTCGTCGTCGGCAGCGCCTACCCGCTGTGGTGGTCGGTCGTCGTCGGGTCGGGCACCAACGCCACGCGCGGCGAGACGCTGCCGCTCATCCCCGGCGGCAACTTCTTCGCCAACGCCGCGACCGTGCTCGACGCGATCCCGTTCTGGCTCGCGCTCGGCAACTCGGTGCTCATCTCGAGCATCATCACGCTGTCGGTCGTGAGCTTCTCGACGATCGCCGGCTACGCGTTCGCGAAGCTGCGATTCCGCGGACGCGGCGGCCTCATGGTCTTCGTCATCGCCACGATGGCGATCCCGACGCAGCTGGGCATCATCCCGCTGTTCATGGTCATGCGCCAGCTCGGCTGGACCGGCTCGATCGGCGCGGTGATCGTGCCGACGCTCGTGACGGCGTTCGGCGTGTTCTTCATGCGCCAGTACCTCGTCGATGTCATCCCCGACGAGCTCATCGAAGCCGCTCGCGTCGACGGCGCGAGCCAGTTCCGCACGTTCCTCACGGTGGGCGTGCCCGCGGCGCGCCCCGCGATGGCGATCCTCGGGCTCTTCACCTTCATGACCGCGTGGACCGACTACCTGTGGCCGCTCATCGTGCTGAGCCCGCAGAACCCCACCCTGCAGACGGCGCTCAGCCAGCTGCAGTCGGGCTACTACGTCGACTACTCGATCGTGCTCACCGGGGCCGTCATGGCCACGATCCCGCTCCTGATCCTGTTCGTCGTCGCCGGCAAGCAGCTGATCAGCGGCATCATGGCCGGAGCCGTGAAGGGCTGA
- a CDS encoding phosphoribosylaminoimidazolesuccinocarboxamide synthase, which produces MTRTLELPGWRHVYSGKVRDLYVPGDTAEGARPERLLVVASDRVSAFDHVLSPGIPGKGEILTTLSLWWFDRLDGGDGGRRIRNHLVPDHVLIGDDAVELIPPAVAGRAMVVASLDMQPIECVVRGYLTGSGWAEYADAGTVCGIPLPAGLRNGDRLPEPLFTPAFKAPMGEHDENISFERTVEIVGAETAEELRALSLEVYARAAATAEARGLILADTKFEFGRDDEGRLVLADEVLTPDSSRYWDAAAWREGSTPAERMASFDKQIVRDWLAASWDRTGEPPAIPDDIAERTRARYAELLQRLTGG; this is translated from the coding sequence GTGACGCGAACCCTCGAGCTCCCCGGCTGGCGGCATGTGTACTCCGGCAAGGTCCGCGACCTCTATGTGCCGGGCGACACCGCCGAGGGAGCACGGCCCGAGCGCCTCCTCGTCGTGGCGAGCGACCGCGTCAGCGCGTTCGACCACGTGCTCTCCCCCGGCATCCCGGGCAAGGGCGAGATCCTCACGACGCTGAGCCTGTGGTGGTTCGACCGCCTCGACGGCGGCGACGGCGGCCGCCGCATCCGCAATCACCTCGTGCCCGACCACGTGCTGATCGGGGACGACGCCGTCGAGCTCATCCCGCCCGCTGTCGCGGGCCGCGCGATGGTCGTCGCCTCGCTCGACATGCAGCCGATCGAGTGCGTCGTGCGGGGCTACCTCACCGGCAGCGGCTGGGCGGAGTACGCCGACGCCGGCACGGTGTGCGGCATCCCGCTCCCCGCCGGCCTGCGAAACGGCGACCGCCTGCCCGAGCCGCTGTTCACGCCCGCGTTCAAGGCGCCGATGGGCGAGCACGACGAGAACATCTCGTTCGAGCGCACCGTCGAGATCGTGGGAGCGGAGACGGCCGAGGAGCTGCGCGCGCTCTCACTCGAGGTGTACGCCCGCGCCGCCGCGACGGCCGAGGCGCGGGGCCTCATCCTCGCCGACACGAAGTTCGAGTTCGGCCGTGACGACGAGGGGCGCCTCGTGCTCGCCGACGAGGTGCTCACGCCCGACTCGTCGCGGTACTGGGATGCGGCGGCATGGCGCGAAGGATCCACGCCCGCCGAGCGCATGGCGAGCTTCGACAAGCAGATCGTGCGCGACTGGCTCGCCGCATCCTGGGACCGCACCGGCGAGCCGCCCGCGATCCCCGACGACATCGCCGAGCGCACCCGCGCCCGCTACGCCGAGCTGCTCCAGCGCCTCACCGGCGGGTGA